Within Runella rosea, the genomic segment GTCACGCTGTTTGAAATGCTCCGTGACCAACTTTCACTCACCGTTCAGGCCGATAGCATTGCGTCTGAAAAGTACCGAATTGCGCAAGATCGGTACGTATTGGGCAATCTGAGCATCACCGATTTAAGTATTTCGTTTACCGAAAAAGACCAAGCCAAACGTGATTATATCTATGCTCTACGCGACTATTGGGGGGCTTACTACAAGCTGCGGCAATTGACATTGTATGATTTTGAAACAGAAAGCAAATTGAAATAAACCATGATACATTTAAAGAACATCGAAAAAGTCTATCGGACAGCCACGGTAGAAACAGTTGCGCTCAATAACATCAATTTGAGCGTTGAAAAAGGAGAATTTGTTTCCATTATGGGCCCTTCGGGTTGCGGCAAAAGTACGTTGCTCAACATCATCGGGCTATTGGATGAACCGTCGAAGGGTAAAGTAGAAATTGGTGGAAAACACACCAATGGCTTGCCCGACAGTCAGTTGGCGCATTTTCGTAATCAAACATTGGGCTTTATTTTTCAGAGTTTTCACCTGATTAATGATTTACCCGTATTAGATAACGTAGAGTTGCCACTTTTGTACCGCAAGGTTTCGAGCAGCGAGCGCCGCCGCTTGGCGAGCGAAGCGCTGGAAAAAGTGGGACTCAGCAACCGAATGAAGCATTATCCCAATCAACTTTCGGGCGGGCAAAAACAGCGGGTGGCCATTGCACGCGCCATTGTGGGGCAGCCGCAGATTATTTTGGCCGATGAGCCTACTGGAAATTTGGATAGCAACATGGGCAACGAAATCATGGACATCTTGACTACGCTCAATCAACGTGACAAAGCCACCATCATCATGGTGACCCACGATGAAAACATGGCTAAACGTACGCATCGCTTAATCAGATTGTTTGACGGTTCACAAGTTTCCTAATTATGCTACTCAACTACCTCAAAATCACCCTTGCCGTGCTGCAACGTCGAAAGTTTTTCACGTTTATCAGCCTATTCGGCATCAGTCTGACGCTCACTATTTTGGTGGTGGCTACGGCCTTTATTGACCACTTGATTGCAGCCGGCTACCCCGAAATCAATCGCGACCGCTCTTTGTATATCTGGAATATAAAGCAGAAAGATACCAAAAACCAAGGCCAAAGCTCAGGGCCTATCAGCTTTTCGTTCATCAATACCTATGTCAGGTCGCTCAAAACACCAGCTAAGATTGCCGCGGTGTCGATGCCAAGTACCATCAATATTTATCTCAATAATCACAAGCTGAATGTCCGCTATCGGCATACCGACAGTAATTTTTGGGATGTTACTTCCTTTGACTTTTTGGAAGGGAAAAATTACACCGAACAAAACATCGCCAACAACGATTACGTGGTGGTCATCAACGATTACGTCCGCGACGAATACGTGGGCAAAGGCCAGCCAGCGGTGGGCAAAATGATTGAAATCGACAACGTCAACTACCGCATCATTGGTGTAGTGCGCGGTTGTCCCATTACCCGGATTCACGTTTCATCAGATTTGTATTTTCCGTACAATACCTCCAAAGCTGATTTAAAAAAGGTGGAATTGCGGGGCAACTTTGCTGCAATAATCCTGCCCGATGCTCCTTCGGATATTCCTAAAATACAGACCGAATTCAACGTTGTAGCTTCAAAAATAAAAGTGACGGAAACGGGCGATAAGTGGTTTAGGCCCGATAAACTGTATGTTTCTGCCGATTCTTACATCACCAGTTTTACCCG encodes:
- a CDS encoding ABC transporter ATP-binding protein, yielding MIHLKNIEKVYRTATVETVALNNINLSVEKGEFVSIMGPSGCGKSTLLNIIGLLDEPSKGKVEIGGKHTNGLPDSQLAHFRNQTLGFIFQSFHLINDLPVLDNVELPLLYRKVSSSERRRLASEALEKVGLSNRMKHYPNQLSGGQKQRVAIARAIVGQPQIILADEPTGNLDSNMGNEIMDILTTLNQRDKATIIMVTHDENMAKRTHRLIRLFDGSQVS
- a CDS encoding ABC transporter permease encodes the protein MLLNYLKITLAVLQRRKFFTFISLFGISLTLTILVVATAFIDHLIAAGYPEINRDRSLYIWNIKQKDTKNQGQSSGPISFSFINTYVRSLKTPAKIAAVSMPSTINIYLNNHKLNVRYRHTDSNFWDVTSFDFLEGKNYTEQNIANNDYVVVINDYVRDEYVGKGQPAVGKMIEIDNVNYRIIGVVRGCPITRIHVSSDLYFPYNTSKADLKKVELRGNFAAIILPDAPSDIPKIQTEFNVVASKIKVTETGDKWFRPDKLYVSADSYITSFTRQFKGDGESDGLGYFFTIVLGIALLFMSLPAINLVNINMSRIMERASEIGIRKAFGASSKTLVMQFVIENIILTLIGGVIAVFLSLGVIYYLNNSNLIAYIDLSFNWKVFSIAIFVSLLFGLLSGVYPAWRMSKLQVVEALKN